Proteins from one uncultured Fibrobacter sp. genomic window:
- a CDS encoding TIGR02147 family protein, translating into MVNLFEYLNYREFLRDSYEERHKGDWRFSHRYIADRAGFDASMFNKILQGKRNLTVRLVSVFADIFCSDAREKAYFADMVAFNQAKNHSESRQYLEKLVATKECKVEEVAKDQFEYFDHWYHAVIRELVTFYPYVGDDAALGLMVRPPITASQVKSSIALLERLSMIKKNEVTGFYEQTQGLISSGSESFSTAVNSYIQQNLSVAQDAMDRFERGERNLSTLAFACDEPTYKELVEMVRRFRREVLAKVGQCEKPNRVFQLGMQLFPLSDPYPPPQRRGRKRRIRGLEKTDGDVLVVADVAETRTDGETIEGGVDA; encoded by the coding sequence GTGAATTTTTGCGGGATAGCTACGAGGAACGGCATAAGGGCGACTGGCGCTTCAGTCATCGCTATATTGCCGATCGTGCCGGTTTCGATGCGTCGATGTTCAACAAGATTCTGCAGGGCAAGCGTAACCTGACGGTACGTCTTGTCTCTGTTTTTGCCGATATTTTCTGTAGCGATGCCCGCGAAAAGGCCTACTTTGCCGATATGGTGGCGTTCAACCAAGCAAAGAACCATTCCGAAAGTCGCCAGTACCTGGAAAAGTTGGTGGCGACCAAGGAATGCAAGGTCGAAGAGGTGGCGAAGGACCAGTTCGAATACTTTGACCACTGGTACCATGCGGTAATTCGTGAACTGGTGACTTTTTATCCGTACGTGGGTGACGATGCAGCACTCGGTTTGATGGTTCGCCCGCCGATTACGGCCTCGCAGGTGAAGTCTTCGATTGCGCTGTTGGAACGCCTCTCGATGATCAAGAAGAACGAGGTGACCGGCTTTTACGAACAGACGCAGGGCCTGATTTCGAGCGGTTCGGAATCTTTCAGCACGGCGGTCAACTCTTACATTCAGCAGAACTTGAGCGTGGCACAAGATGCCATGGACCGTTTCGAACGCGGTGAGCGCAATTTGTCGACGCTAGCCTTTGCCTGCGACGAGCCGACTTATAAGGAACTGGTCGAAATGGTGCGTCGCTTTAGGCGCGAAGTTTTGGCGAAGGTGGGGCAGTGCGAAAAGCCTAATCGCGTGTTCCAGCTGGGAATGCAGCTGTTCCCGCTTTCGGATCCGTATCCGCCGCCGCAGCGCCGTGGACGTAAGCGCCGTATTCGTGGGCTTGAAAAGACCGACGGTGATGTGCTGGTTGTTGCGGATGTGGCAGAGACGCGTACTGATGGCGAAACTATCGAAGGGGGTGTCGATGCGTAG
- a CDS encoding right-handed parallel beta-helix repeat-containing protein, translating to MRSTLKRSWTSALPEAALLGLGILAVALLSACSNDKRDVAGGTEAESTIALQLQLADGNVAAYSRVRVLPEDYLPETANAAEWTESDVNGYVKVPVEPGSYTVEARHVDGTVATGAVRSVALDAKTPDSRVDTLELGALSTIEGYVMLGDSMPVIRIAGLDRFVIPDSTGHFVIDSLPAGSFEVQIGDPLAAHSAKIESATGDTLFVDCSAPDAEIQVTKPTQTAATDFPDGDWSMHDALLAEADGYAAAVPGGMKVLGAAGFTDSLGTISEAEGEICVVTTTADYVIVEDTTEVDSAGNAKTTAVIAPGSLRECAYKEGPIWILFEKSGTYNLESPLRLGSDKTFDGRGRDIRITGMGILTQESSNLIFENLTFTAPAITVQDTSSRRALSLHNGTHHVWVDHCVFEEYPLVELDVKRGSHNVTISWSRFENAQTGVLFGLAADIIMDTAQSLTMHHNYFAGLSRDGILAHGGKLHAYNNFFDSVEKSGVVCSDSAHCLIEKNVFNNELPVTLYRWYYEDGTPVDSTVGFVKMVENRFALLEPADSAVANGDALGYKPDYKYSADVADVGLALKVKKESGAR from the coding sequence ATGCGTAGTACTTTAAAAAGATCGTGGACTTCGGCTTTGCCGGAAGCCGCGTTGCTTGGCTTGGGAATACTTGCCGTCGCCCTGCTTTCGGCATGTTCCAACGATAAGAGGGATGTCGCTGGCGGTACCGAGGCGGAATCGACTATCGCTTTGCAGTTGCAACTGGCGGACGGCAATGTCGCCGCGTACAGTCGCGTTCGTGTTCTTCCTGAAGATTATTTGCCGGAAACGGCGAATGCCGCAGAATGGACGGAGTCGGATGTCAACGGTTATGTGAAAGTTCCTGTGGAGCCGGGCTCCTACACGGTGGAAGCTCGCCATGTCGATGGAACGGTCGCGACGGGTGCGGTTCGCAGTGTAGCTCTCGATGCCAAGACTCCTGATTCTAGGGTCGATACGCTTGAACTTGGGGCCCTTTCTACGATCGAAGGCTATGTCATGCTTGGTGACTCGATGCCGGTCATTCGCATCGCGGGACTTGACCGCTTCGTGATTCCCGACAGCACGGGACATTTTGTGATCGATTCGCTCCCGGCGGGTAGTTTCGAGGTGCAAATAGGCGATCCGCTTGCAGCCCATTCGGCAAAGATTGAATCTGCAACGGGAGATACCTTATTTGTAGACTGTTCGGCACCGGATGCGGAAATTCAGGTGACAAAGCCTACTCAAACGGCCGCAACTGATTTTCCTGATGGTGATTGGAGTATGCACGACGCTCTCCTCGCCGAAGCCGATGGCTATGCTGCGGCTGTTCCCGGTGGTATGAAGGTGCTTGGCGCGGCTGGTTTTACCGATAGTTTAGGTACTATTTCCGAGGCCGAAGGTGAAATCTGCGTCGTGACGACTACGGCGGATTACGTCATCGTCGAAGATACGACGGAAGTCGATTCGGCCGGAAATGCGAAAACGACCGCCGTGATTGCACCGGGATCCCTTCGCGAGTGCGCCTACAAGGAAGGTCCAATATGGATTTTGTTCGAAAAGAGCGGTACCTACAATTTGGAATCTCCGCTTCGACTCGGTTCCGATAAGACTTTCGACGGCCGTGGGCGAGATATCCGCATTACAGGCATGGGTATTCTGACTCAGGAATCCAGCAATCTGATTTTTGAAAACCTGACATTTACCGCACCCGCTATTACGGTACAGGATACGAGTTCACGCCGAGCGCTTTCGCTCCATAATGGAACGCATCATGTCTGGGTCGACCATTGCGTGTTCGAAGAATACCCGCTGGTGGAACTCGATGTGAAACGAGGTTCCCACAACGTGACGATTTCTTGGTCGCGCTTCGAAAATGCACAGACCGGTGTCCTGTTTGGCCTGGCGGCTGACATCATTATGGATACGGCGCAGAGCTTGACCATGCATCACAATTATTTTGCGGGACTTTCTCGAGACGGTATTCTTGCTCACGGAGGAAAACTGCATGCTTACAATAACTTCTTTGACTCTGTAGAAAAGTCGGGCGTGGTCTGTTCCGATTCGGCGCATTGCCTGATCGAAAAGAATGTGTTCAACAATGAGTTGCCCGTGACGCTTTATCGCTGGTATTATGAGGACGGAACTCCGGTCGATTCAACCGTCGGCTTCGTTAAAATGGTGGAGAACCGATTTGCGTTGCTGGAACCTGCCGACAGTGCCGTGGCTAATGGTGATGCGCTCGGCTACAAGCCTGATTACAAGTACAGCGCCGATGTCGCCGATGTGGGCCTTGCCCTAAAGGTGAAAAAGGAGAGTGGTGCTCGATAA
- a CDS encoding FISUMP domain-containing protein, which yields MLGFNFNRLVMGSARVITVAAVVALCCGTSFAAGPKMAHHKVAKISNKANMTHTSSKRAKLGHIEQDLSDEELFALALQSKNISQDGRTLTDKRDGKTYKVEIKGDKAWMKNNLAFSLSTPKQCLLEDEGNCKKFGRFYNHKEAAKACPSGWHLPNDGEWRDYQKDQSKLDWNNLGKGGCKDWDGYCEGDNTGHYWSASKVKKNTARSWEFRSIGRSINRTDESMSKGLYVRCVADLR from the coding sequence ATGTTAGGATTCAATTTCAATCGCTTGGTCATGGGTTCGGCCCGTGTTATCACGGTTGCAGCCGTCGTAGCCCTTTGCTGTGGCACAAGCTTTGCCGCAGGTCCGAAAATGGCTCACCACAAGGTCGCCAAGATTTCGAACAAGGCTAACATGACCCACACCTCCAGCAAGAGAGCAAAACTCGGACACATCGAGCAGGACCTCTCCGACGAAGAACTTTTCGCGCTCGCCCTTCAGAGCAAGAACATTTCCCAAGATGGCCGCACCCTCACCGACAAGCGTGACGGCAAGACCTACAAGGTCGAAATCAAGGGCGACAAGGCATGGATGAAAAACAACCTCGCCTTCAGCCTTTCCACCCCCAAGCAGTGCCTGCTCGAAGACGAAGGCAACTGCAAGAAATTCGGACGTTTCTACAACCATAAGGAAGCCGCCAAGGCATGCCCCTCCGGCTGGCACCTCCCCAATGACGGCGAATGGCGCGATTACCAGAAAGACCAGTCCAAGCTCGACTGGAACAATCTGGGCAAGGGCGGTTGCAAGGACTGGGACGGCTACTGCGAAGGCGACAACACCGGTCACTACTGGTCCGCTTCCAAGGTGAAAAAGAACACCGCCCGTTCTTGGGAATTCCGCAGCATTGGCCGTAGCATCAACCGCACCGACGAAAGCATGAGCAAAGGCCTCTACGTCCGTTGCGTCGCCGACCTCCGCTAA
- a CDS encoding phosphatase PAP2 family protein: protein MGFAQASETERPTYKLSLENDLPVTLAAGGMFGMGMFLYSRMDTPETLKDKGDLLPWDKPLAGRYSKSADRASDIGSVFALGPLAVGGIAWYSGNSTGGEFATFTVMLLQAVGIGNGINLAIRSLEVWPRPYMYASSTRSGTEAGKEKAGNAKAEAYGSFFSGHATAAFTVATFTDQWFKTVYPNSPYKGIVCATAYSLAGLESVLRIAAGKHYVSDVVVGALVGTGVSLGILEMHKDRNQKFSLWVGPNVAGITLRI, encoded by the coding sequence ATGGGGTTTGCACAAGCCTCAGAAACCGAACGCCCCACCTACAAGCTATCCCTTGAAAACGACCTTCCCGTCACCTTGGCTGCCGGAGGCATGTTTGGAATGGGAATGTTCCTTTATTCCCGCATGGACACCCCCGAAACCCTAAAAGACAAGGGCGATCTATTGCCTTGGGACAAACCCCTAGCCGGCCGCTACAGCAAAAGCGCCGACAGGGCTAGCGACATCGGCTCCGTTTTCGCCCTTGGCCCACTCGCGGTAGGGGGCATCGCCTGGTACAGCGGGAATTCTACCGGGGGTGAATTCGCAACCTTTACCGTAATGCTTTTGCAGGCCGTCGGCATCGGGAACGGAATCAACCTCGCCATCCGCTCGCTCGAGGTATGGCCCCGCCCCTACATGTACGCCTCCTCTACCCGTTCAGGGACGGAAGCCGGCAAGGAAAAAGCGGGAAACGCCAAGGCCGAAGCTTACGGTTCGTTCTTTTCGGGGCATGCCACCGCCGCCTTTACCGTAGCCACCTTTACCGACCAGTGGTTCAAGACGGTCTACCCGAATTCCCCCTACAAGGGAATCGTTTGCGCAACCGCCTACTCGCTTGCCGGACTCGAAAGCGTTCTCCGCATCGCCGCAGGCAAACATTACGTTAGTGACGTTGTCGTAGGTGCATTGGTCGGCACCGGCGTAAGCCTTGGAATTCTTGAGATGCACAAGGACCGTAACCAAAAATTTTCACTATGGGTCGGTCCGAATGTAGCAGGAATCACACTTCGGATATAA
- a CDS encoding metalloregulator ArsR/SmtB family transcription factor: MADSLNIREPIVPSMDLFGAISDEMRLKILLLLDQAEFTVNEIKDILDIHQSNASRHLAKLSSCNLLKDRRDGIKAYYRLSEDLYMSGRMLTMIREAYEELPDKDILKCRAAQVLEDRTDKTKGQIHKLDQAGGSLKAQISLFGHLMYPFENAVDVGCGEGGDLTLMLCNCCKHVTALDCDPKIISGLQKILKQKDIQNVSPKVADMVNTGLPDNFADLVLMSQVLHHAKDPRLALKEAVRILKRGGTLALLDLAQHKEESFRTTHGHIWLGFDRGQLEFFVKEFNCEVVSSEIIPSENEVDKKLPVICMILKKK; encoded by the coding sequence GTGGCAGATTCTTTAAATATCCGCGAACCGATTGTACCTAGTATGGATCTCTTTGGGGCCATTTCCGACGAAATGCGCCTTAAAATTCTTTTGCTTTTAGACCAGGCGGAATTCACCGTCAACGAAATCAAGGATATCCTGGATATTCACCAGAGCAATGCGAGCCGTCACTTGGCGAAACTGTCGTCGTGCAACTTGCTCAAGGACCGTCGCGACGGTATCAAGGCGTACTACCGCTTAAGCGAGGACTTGTACATGAGTGGCCGTATGCTGACCATGATTCGCGAAGCCTACGAAGAACTCCCGGACAAGGACATCCTTAAGTGCCGTGCCGCCCAGGTGCTCGAAGATCGCACCGACAAGACCAAGGGCCAAATCCACAAGCTCGACCAGGCGGGCGGTAGCCTCAAGGCGCAAATCAGCCTGTTCGGTCATCTGATGTATCCGTTCGAAAATGCGGTTGACGTGGGCTGCGGCGAAGGCGGTGACCTCACGCTGATGCTCTGCAACTGTTGTAAGCACGTGACGGCGCTTGACTGCGACCCGAAAATCATCAGCGGACTCCAGAAAATACTGAAGCAGAAGGACATCCAGAACGTGTCGCCCAAGGTGGCCGATATGGTCAATACGGGACTTCCCGATAATTTTGCCGATCTCGTGCTCATGAGCCAGGTGCTTCATCACGCCAAGGATCCGCGTCTTGCCCTCAAGGAGGCGGTCCGTATCCTCAAGCGCGGCGGTACGCTTGCCCTGCTTGACTTGGCGCAGCACAAGGAAGAATCCTTCCGCACCACGCACGGTCACATTTGGCTTGGCTTCGATCGCGGTCAGCTCGAATTCTTTGTCAAGGAATTCAACTGCGAAGTCGTTTCGAGCGAAATCATCCCGAGCGAAAATGAAGTCGACAAGAAACTGCCCGTTATCTGCATGATTCTGAAAAAGAAATAA
- a CDS encoding YfhO family protein: MNFLNKKPAFFVALSAIFLGILLIVFRDFAFDPNQLMLNSDQLNGIGSRILRAESAVLTEWDDSRLGGVPTIDALFADAYHPLVWVQFLMDPARAVGFKFILTLWVAFMSAMALAWNLTGNRWWAGLLGMLYAFSPEYFTYIYGGHDGKMMVFAITPLALLAIRKIVRSGSIPYMIVLALSVAWMILGSHLQLTYLFLWGAGLYTLYEVAFHCDALKTRGKRLGLAAVGLGFGLALSCFQIVPPYMYTTTQSVRGDDSHTNYGHAVSWSLHQEEMAQILLPGFVGVDVYEQNEKTGDLEGSSFVSFSMDEYRKLGGGSPFYWGHNFFKLDHNNAGTLLTFLGFLCLFLPGKRRYAAFWGLGAVVALSYGMGDHSPLFKLWYNVLPGVKNFRAPGMALFWLPLLLVMMAGPVLKAISGDAKTPEEAAETEDNRRALLHGSAMYGVLLVLALIARYAWTTFIGPVGLVVMIVYAALCLGVMSLDDQKKKLTAANLAEAFQKGLPATPRAVQACIFIGFAYLGVMLMSGQKLLEDSVTAPYFKPLNEIVMNATAGKTIPSFVLVLVIVAVTLFVFKWKAGIAQKAGVLALAAGVELFFIDGAFIQNVSANEYLQPTNPVVAAIKAPYKTDSLNTPRVLSLSRNKALSGNAFPQYNLRNADGVHDNELASYRAFRGGQNDANYLMNINDPTAVHPFLDLMNVGAIIFDSRQGTTYMPIPTAMGEAYLYGEAVVMDDSAAIKTLQTQAAIRSSTDSGNLTESVTEPAADSAAASADNAVVDSAKTGSASAAAAESAAVTVPAAPEFGDVAGKFFYKEKVILSEKPEFDGKGSVAAKGPIQGYAKLVASPKMDTQVFNVTADREGFMVVAGNYHPYWKAYVNGKETKVYKAFGTLRAVQIPAGKSEVRMEYRSAPFHKTVLVSVIAAVLLIVLGAAAAVRCRKK; encoded by the coding sequence ATGAATTTTTTAAACAAGAAGCCTGCTTTTTTTGTGGCGCTTTCCGCCATTTTCCTTGGAATCTTGCTGATCGTGTTCCGCGATTTTGCGTTCGACCCGAATCAGCTCATGCTCAACAGCGACCAGTTGAACGGTATCGGTAGCCGAATTCTGCGTGCCGAAAGTGCCGTGCTCACGGAATGGGACGACTCCCGCCTGGGTGGTGTGCCCACAATCGACGCCTTGTTTGCCGACGCCTACCACCCGCTGGTATGGGTGCAGTTCCTGATGGACCCCGCACGCGCCGTGGGCTTCAAGTTTATCCTCACGCTGTGGGTGGCTTTCATGAGTGCCATGGCTCTCGCCTGGAACCTGACGGGAAACCGCTGGTGGGCGGGCTTGCTTGGCATGCTTTACGCGTTCTCGCCGGAATATTTCACTTACATTTACGGCGGCCACGACGGCAAGATGATGGTCTTTGCGATTACTCCGCTTGCGCTGCTCGCTATCAGGAAAATTGTGCGTTCGGGTAGCATTCCCTATATGATAGTGCTTGCGCTCTCGGTCGCGTGGATGATTCTCGGTTCGCACCTGCAGCTCACTTACTTGTTCCTGTGGGGCGCCGGCCTTTATACGCTTTACGAAGTCGCCTTCCATTGCGATGCCCTGAAAACTCGCGGCAAGCGTCTTGGCCTTGCGGCGGTGGGCCTCGGCTTTGGCCTTGCGCTTTCGTGCTTCCAGATTGTGCCGCCTTACATGTACACGACGACGCAGTCGGTGCGCGGCGACGATAGCCACACCAATTACGGCCACGCGGTTAGCTGGTCCTTGCACCAAGAAGAAATGGCGCAGATCCTGTTGCCGGGTTTTGTGGGCGTAGACGTTTACGAACAGAACGAAAAGACGGGCGACCTCGAAGGTTCCTCTTTCGTGAGTTTCTCGATGGATGAATACCGCAAGCTGGGTGGAGGTTCTCCGTTCTACTGGGGGCACAACTTTTTCAAGCTCGATCATAACAATGCGGGTACCTTGCTGACGTTCCTCGGATTCCTTTGCCTGTTCCTGCCGGGCAAGCGTCGCTATGCGGCGTTCTGGGGCCTGGGTGCTGTCGTTGCCTTGAGCTACGGCATGGGCGACCATTCTCCGCTGTTTAAGCTGTGGTACAACGTGCTCCCTGGCGTCAAGAACTTCCGCGCTCCGGGTATGGCCCTGTTCTGGTTGCCGCTCTTGCTGGTGATGATGGCTGGCCCGGTTTTGAAGGCTATTTCTGGTGACGCGAAGACTCCTGAAGAAGCTGCCGAAACCGAAGATAACCGTCGCGCCTTGCTGCATGGTTCTGCCATGTACGGCGTACTCTTGGTGCTCGCCTTGATCGCCCGTTATGCCTGGACGACCTTTATCGGCCCTGTCGGCCTGGTGGTGATGATTGTTTATGCCGCCCTCTGCCTTGGCGTAATGAGCCTCGACGACCAGAAGAAAAAGCTCACGGCCGCAAACCTAGCCGAAGCGTTCCAGAAAGGACTTCCGGCGACTCCGCGTGCAGTGCAGGCCTGCATCTTTATCGGCTTTGCCTACCTCGGCGTGATGCTTATGAGCGGCCAGAAACTTTTGGAAGATTCTGTTACGGCGCCCTACTTTAAGCCGCTTAACGAAATCGTGATGAATGCGACTGCCGGCAAGACCATCCCGAGTTTTGTGTTGGTGCTGGTGATTGTCGCGGTGACGCTCTTTGTGTTCAAGTGGAAGGCGGGCATTGCCCAGAAGGCGGGGGTACTTGCTCTTGCCGCAGGTGTTGAACTCTTCTTTATCGACGGAGCTTTCATCCAGAATGTCTCGGCAAACGAATACTTGCAGCCGACCAACCCGGTCGTCGCAGCGATTAAGGCACCGTACAAGACCGATTCGCTGAATACACCGCGTGTGCTTTCGCTTTCCCGCAACAAGGCCTTGAGTGGAAACGCATTCCCACAGTACAATCTGCGTAATGCCGACGGTGTTCACGATAACGAACTTGCGAGCTACCGCGCTTTCCGCGGCGGTCAGAATGACGCCAACTACTTGATGAACATCAATGATCCGACGGCGGTGCATCCGTTCCTAGACTTGATGAACGTGGGTGCCATCATTTTCGATAGTCGTCAGGGAACAACCTATATGCCGATTCCCACGGCAATGGGCGAGGCCTACCTTTACGGCGAAGCGGTCGTGATGGATGATTCTGCAGCCATCAAGACGCTCCAGACTCAGGCCGCAATCCGCTCTTCGACAGATTCAGGGAACTTAACTGAATCGGTGACAGAACCTGCTGCTGATTCTGCCGCAGCTTCGGCCGATAACGCTGTGGTTGATTCCGCAAAGACTGGTTCTGCAAGTGCGGCCGCTGCGGAATCTGCTGCTGTCACTGTTCCCGCAGCACCTGAATTCGGTGATGTCGCGGGAAAGTTCTTCTACAAGGAAAAGGTTATTTTGTCGGAAAAGCCGGAATTCGACGGCAAGGGTAGCGTGGCTGCCAAGGGGCCGATTCAGGGTTACGCTAAGTTGGTTGCCAGTCCGAAAATGGATACGCAGGTGTTTAATGTGACGGCAGACCGCGAAGGCTTTATGGTGGTCGCGGGCAACTATCATCCGTATTGGAAGGCTTATGTGAACGGGAAGGAAACCAAGGTCTATAAGGCGTTTGGAACCTTGCGCGCCGTGCAGATTCCGGCGGGTAAGTCCGAAGTTCGTATGGAATACCGCAGCGCTCCGTTCCACAAGACGGTTCTTGTGAGTGTGATTGCCGCCGTGTTGCTGATAGTTCTCGGTGCGGCCGCTGCCGTTCGCTGCCGCAAAAAGTAA